One Deltaproteobacteria bacterium genomic region harbors:
- a CDS encoding cytochrome c: protein MKTNISIAVFVLFFLAPVSAVMSDAARGKELYREKKCYACHGMEGKGGGIAGPAIDRLPLSRDDLIALLKKGTKRMRPMKKKTPEEDIAALVDYIFSLQHSDRGNGASVNPDATLR, encoded by the coding sequence GTGAAGACAAACATCTCCATCGCGGTTTTTGTCCTTTTTTTTCTGGCGCCGGTTTCGGCCGTTATGTCCGATGCCGCCCGTGGGAAGGAACTTTACCGGGAAAAAAAATGTTACGCCTGCCACGGCATGGAGGGGAAAGGGGGGGGGATCGCCGGGCCGGCGATCGATCGGCTACCCTTAAGCCGCGACGACCTGATCGCCCTCCTCAAAAAAGGAACCAAAAGGATGAGGCCGATGAAAAAGAAGACCCCGGAGGAAGACATCGCCGCCCTTGTCGATTACATCTTTTCGCTCCAGCACAGCGATCGGGGGAATGGGGCTTCGGTTAATCCCGACGCGACGTTGCGGTAA